The following are encoded together in the Pseudomonas sp. IB20 genome:
- a CDS encoding LemA family protein — protein MQAAQGYRWGLKAAALLLISSVLSGCGINTIPTLDEQAKAAWGQVQNQYQRRADLIPNLVEVVKGYAAHEQDTLTAVIEARAKATSIQVDASTLDNPEKLKQFQQAQDGLSGALSRLMVVSERYPDLKANQNFLALQSQLEGTENRIAVARRDFIQAVQAYNTEIRTFPGRLWHSVMYSDLPIRATFEATSADADKAPQVKFK, from the coding sequence ATGCAAGCAGCACAAGGTTACCGCTGGGGCTTGAAAGCCGCGGCTTTGCTACTGATCAGCAGCGTGCTGAGCGGTTGCGGCATCAACACCATTCCCACCCTGGATGAACAGGCCAAGGCGGCCTGGGGCCAGGTGCAGAACCAGTACCAACGGCGTGCCGACCTGATCCCCAACCTGGTGGAAGTGGTCAAGGGCTACGCGGCCCATGAGCAAGACACCCTCACCGCCGTGATTGAGGCGCGGGCCAAGGCCACCTCGATCCAAGTAGATGCCAGCACCCTCGACAACCCCGAGAAACTCAAGCAGTTCCAGCAAGCCCAGGACGGTTTGAGCGGCGCCCTCAGCCGCTTGATGGTGGTGTCTGAGCGTTATCCGGACCTGAAAGCCAACCAGAACTTCCTGGCCCTGCAATCGCAACTTGAAGGCACGGAAAACCGTATTGCCGTGGCCCGTCGCGATTTCATCCAGGCCGTGCAGGCGTACAACACTGAAATCCGCACCTTCCCTGGCCGCCTGTGGCACAGCGTGATGTACAGCGACTTGCCGATCCGCGCCACGTTTGAAGCCACCAGCGCTGATGCCGATAAAGCGCCGCAAGTGAAGTTCAAATAA
- a CDS encoding TPM domain-containing protein, whose amino-acid sequence MRLLRIGLALWLLACVGAAQAALTFPALTGRVVDSAQMLDPATRAQITQQLQALEQTSGDQLVVVTVPDLQGVPIEDYGYQLGRQWGIGQKGKDNGALLIVARDERKLRIEVGYGLEGVLTDAQSWVIINQVIAPKFKAGNYSQGISDGVTAMVQVVGGEPLAVPAHVADANFAKDNPGLSIGLFILLIGVLWLCNRLGLPVGAILLAILSSSGRGGGGGGGGGGGFRGGGGGFGGGGASGGW is encoded by the coding sequence ATGCGTTTATTACGGATAGGCCTGGCGCTGTGGTTGCTGGCGTGCGTCGGTGCGGCCCAGGCGGCGCTGACGTTCCCGGCCCTGACTGGGCGGGTGGTGGACAGCGCCCAGATGCTCGACCCGGCAACGCGGGCGCAAATAACCCAGCAGTTGCAGGCGTTGGAGCAAACGTCCGGCGACCAGCTCGTGGTGGTCACCGTGCCCGACCTGCAAGGCGTGCCGATTGAGGACTACGGTTACCAATTGGGCCGCCAGTGGGGCATCGGCCAGAAGGGCAAGGACAACGGCGCGCTGTTGATCGTCGCCCGTGATGAGCGCAAATTGCGCATCGAAGTCGGCTATGGCCTGGAAGGCGTGCTGACCGATGCGCAGTCCTGGGTGATCATCAATCAGGTGATCGCGCCTAAGTTCAAGGCTGGCAATTACAGCCAGGGCATCAGCGACGGCGTTACGGCGATGGTGCAGGTGGTGGGCGGCGAGCCGCTGGCGGTGCCAGCGCATGTGGCGGATGCGAATTTCGCCAAGGACAACCCAGGGTTGTCCATCGGCTTGTTCATCCTGCTGATCGGCGTGTTGTGGCTGTGCAATCGCCTGGGCCTGCCGGTTGGCGCTATCCTCTTGGCAATCCTCAGCAGCAGTGGGCGCGGCGGCGGTGGCGGGGGAGGCGGCGGTGGTGGCTTCAGAGGCGGCGGCGGTGGTTTTGGCGGTGGCGGGGCCTCAGGTGGCTGGTAA
- a CDS encoding TPM domain-containing protein: MALLSEHEQRQVAEAIARVEKTTDAELVTVLAARADDYAYIPLLWASLIALVVPGVVHYLSGYLTMYTLLLAQWATFIVLCLVFRLPKVTTRLIPRSVRHWRASNLARRQFLEQNLHHTVGGTGVLIFVSEAERYVEILVDEGISKRLDDESWDGIVKAFTQQVKQGQTLAGFIACIEACGELLKVHVPVTQARNELPNRLIVLE, from the coding sequence ATGGCATTACTGAGTGAACACGAGCAGCGCCAAGTCGCCGAAGCGATTGCCCGAGTCGAGAAAACCACCGACGCCGAACTGGTCACGGTGCTGGCGGCCCGCGCTGACGATTACGCTTACATCCCGCTGCTGTGGGCCAGCCTGATCGCCTTGGTGGTGCCCGGCGTGGTGCATTACTTGTCGGGCTACTTGACCATGTACACCTTGCTGTTGGCGCAGTGGGCGACGTTTATCGTGTTGTGCCTGGTGTTTCGTTTGCCCAAGGTCACCACCCGCTTGATCCCGCGTTCGGTGCGTCATTGGCGGGCGTCCAACCTGGCGCGCCGGCAGTTCCTGGAGCAGAACCTGCACCACACGGTGGGCGGGACGGGTGTGCTGATTTTTGTCAGCGAGGCGGAACGGTATGTGGAGATCCTGGTGGACGAGGGTATTTCCAAACGGCTGGATGACGAGAGCTGGGATGGCATCGTCAAGGCGTTTACCCAGCAGGTGAAACAGGGGCAGACGTTGGCGGGGTTTATTGCGTGTATCGAGGCCTGCGGCGAGTTGCTCAAGGTGCATGTGCCGGTGACGCAGGCGCGTAATGAGTTGCCCAACCGCCTGATCGTGCTGGAATAG
- a CDS encoding class I SAM-dependent methyltransferase — MSVTAQPARPAPDHHAQFIELLSASLAQHAFIKLVLAKYVGEEAELQRLIIKPVTVKEQACLSFVYRYKTRDITKNLPLADGVAAIAELLPASFKNAHLLSLTDEAQLEYSKKNKSSLFKSKPQQLREAPSAEHNREKNRFLDLSRPFLADLGVTDAKQALIPSMSRKWKQINKFIEVFSHALTSSPLKLDQPVRVADFGSGKGYLTFAIHDYLRNTLKAEGEVTGVELREDMVTLCNTAAARLEHPGLVFKCGDVRSVAPSELDVMIALHACDIATDYAIHTGIRSGASIIMCSPCCHKQIRLQIQSPVLLKPMLQYGLHLGQQAEMVTDSLRALFLEACGYETKVFEFISLEHTNKNKMILAVKRNEPVDNAQLLEKIQALKAFYHITEHCLETLLRADGYLS; from the coding sequence ATGTCCGTCACCGCTCAACCTGCCCGCCCTGCGCCGGATCATCACGCCCAGTTCATCGAACTGCTGAGCGCAAGCCTGGCGCAGCATGCGTTTATCAAGCTGGTGCTGGCCAAGTACGTCGGCGAGGAAGCCGAGCTGCAACGGCTGATCATCAAGCCGGTAACGGTCAAGGAGCAGGCGTGCCTGTCGTTCGTCTACCGCTACAAGACCCGCGACATCACCAAGAACTTGCCCCTGGCCGACGGCGTTGCGGCGATTGCCGAGCTGCTGCCCGCGTCGTTCAAGAACGCGCACTTGCTGTCGCTGACCGACGAAGCCCAGCTGGAATACAGCAAGAAGAACAAAAGCTCGTTGTTCAAAAGCAAGCCGCAGCAACTGCGTGAGGCGCCTTCCGCCGAGCACAACCGTGAGAAAAATCGCTTCCTCGACCTGAGCCGGCCGTTCCTCGCCGACCTAGGCGTGACCGACGCCAAGCAGGCGCTGATCCCGTCGATGTCGCGCAAGTGGAAGCAGATCAACAAGTTCATCGAAGTGTTCAGCCATGCGCTGACCTCGTCACCCTTGAAACTGGACCAACCCGTGCGGGTCGCCGATTTCGGTTCGGGCAAGGGCTACCTGACCTTCGCCATTCACGATTACCTGCGCAACACCCTCAAGGCTGAGGGCGAAGTGACCGGCGTGGAGCTGCGCGAAGACATGGTGACCCTGTGCAACACCGCTGCCGCGCGCCTGGAACACCCGGGGCTGGTGTTCAAGTGCGGTGATGTGCGCAGCGTGGCGCCGAGCGAGTTGGACGTGATGATCGCGCTGCATGCCTGCGACATCGCCACCGACTACGCGATCCACACCGGCATCCGTTCCGGCGCGTCGATCATCATGTGCTCGCCGTGCTGCCACAAACAGATTCGCCTACAGATCCAGAGCCCGGTGCTGCTCAAGCCGATGCTGCAATACGGCCTGCACCTGGGCCAACAGGCGGAAATGGTCACCGACAGCCTGCGTGCGTTGTTCCTTGAGGCCTGCGGTTATGAGACCAAGGTGTTCGAGTTCATCTCGTTGGAACATACCAACAAGAACAAGATGATCCTCGCGGTCAAACGCAACGAGCCGGTGGACAACGCGCAACTGCTGGAGAAAATCCAAGCGCTGAAGGCGTTCTACCACATCACCGAGCACTGCCTGGAAACCTTGCTGCGCGCGGATGGTTATTTGAGCTGA
- a CDS encoding DMT family transporter gives MSSRENTGMALGLLGVIIFSLTLPFTRIVVQEIHPLLNGLGRALFAAIPAAALLLWRRERWPTWHQVRGLCLVIAGVILGFPVLSAWAMQTLPASHGALVNGLQPLCVALYAAWLSHERPSKAFWACAALGSALVLSYALITGAGSIQAGDLLMLGAIAVGGLGYAEGGRLAKEMGGWQVICWALVLSTPVLIGPVWYLAAQHQGAISMRTWWAFGYVSLFSQFLGFFAWYAGLAMGGIARVSQIQLLQIFFTIAFSALFFGEHIEPITWVFACGVIVTVMLGRKTAVQPAPAPKPSTI, from the coding sequence ATGAGCTCGCGCGAAAACACCGGCATGGCCCTCGGCCTGCTGGGTGTCATCATCTTCAGCCTGACCCTGCCCTTCACCCGCATCGTGGTGCAGGAAATCCACCCATTGCTCAACGGCCTGGGTCGCGCCTTGTTCGCGGCGATTCCGGCGGCGGCGCTGTTGCTGTGGCGCCGTGAGCGCTGGCCGACCTGGCACCAGGTGCGCGGTTTGTGCCTGGTCATCGCCGGTGTAATCCTCGGTTTCCCGGTGCTGTCGGCCTGGGCCATGCAGACCTTGCCGGCCTCCCATGGCGCGCTGGTCAACGGCTTGCAACCGCTGTGCGTGGCGCTGTATGCGGCGTGGCTGTCCCACGAGCGGCCGTCAAAAGCCTTCTGGGCCTGCGCGGCGCTGGGCAGTGCGTTGGTGTTGAGCTACGCCTTGATCACCGGCGCGGGCAGTATTCAGGCGGGTGATTTGCTGATGCTCGGCGCAATTGCCGTGGGCGGCCTGGGCTATGCCGAAGGTGGCCGGTTGGCGAAGGAGATGGGTGGCTGGCAAGTGATCTGCTGGGCGCTGGTGCTGTCGACACCGGTGCTGATCGGCCCGGTGTGGTACCTGGCGGCGCAGCACCAAGGCGCGATTTCGATGCGCACCTGGTGGGCGTTTGGGTATGTGTCGCTGTTCTCGCAGTTCCTGGGGTTCTTTGCCTGGTACGCCGGGTTGGCCATGGGCGGGATTGCGCGGGTCAGCCAGATTCAACTGCTGCAGATTTTCTTCACCATCGCGTTTTCGGCGTTGTTCTTTGGTGAACATATCGAGCCGATTACGTGGGTGTTTGCCTGTGGGGTGATCGTGACGGTGATGCTGGGGCGCAAGACGGCGGTGCAGCCTGCGCCGGCTCCCAAGCCAAGCACTATCTAA
- a CDS encoding TonB-dependent receptor produces the protein MFRAPCHASHLFLRPTLIATCLAFSLSAQAESLKLQLPAQSLATSLSQVAQQAKIQLLFDETLLKNVQAPALNGEFTPEVAIRSLLKNGAFTLIKVGTTYVVRPDEGKTTHSGAIQLDALSVIGTGNEVDSATVNRSTLSQADIDRYQSNNIPSLLQTLPGVSQGGSLKPGGQTINIRGFGDAEDVPLTVDGATKSGFERYQQGTVFIEPELIKSIEVEKGPTSPFTGNGGFGGTVNMTTKDAPDLLKDGRNSGAMLKYGYSSNDHEQVYSGAVYGRTDDGRFDALAYLTQRDGGDMKVAAKLPNEDNLFPINPQRLPNSAQDVDGKLFKVNAHLTDEHSVGLSYSRSHSNRWTPFSAASYPAPPTQAQIDRYGYEGALTRFLAHRDTVDTTWSGKYEYQPLDNPLVDLTVKYSQSNTDQTDERNASAFFQLATGGRKMDTSYTDKNLDIRNVSLFDTGPLQHAVTVGGQIRKHARETEMWIPGKTYDTARYNYGHFQPGFMPHGKVDTNSFFVQDAVTVGDVTITPSLRYDHVRNRGEANDAPYYSNPNPAVGHDYSDRTYTGWSPRLALFWNVTPHLGLFANWSKTWRAPVIDEQYEVQGLGSRTATSVDLDPERITSISVGSVTSFDNLIAEDDNLQIRTTLFHNKVEDEIFKATGVGCQNQAINGGTIANACPPGAMPNYRNIGGLTIKGVELESFYNSTYLFGSVSFAYAKGDHEGAYTNPWGPNVAARDIPPTKWVLVLGTNIPAWDAQVGWTGQFIGATDRLPSDKYSGGPGSSLGDLFYDQYGNKAYNTQGLFAKWKPQQAYLKGTEVNFTVDNLFNNNFRPALSGDRAYTKGRDAKISVTRFF, from the coding sequence ATGTTTCGCGCGCCTTGCCACGCTTCGCACCTGTTTCTTCGACCGACGCTGATTGCCACCTGCCTGGCGTTCAGCCTCAGTGCCCAGGCTGAATCACTCAAGCTGCAACTGCCTGCCCAGTCACTGGCCACGTCCCTGAGCCAGGTGGCTCAGCAGGCGAAAATCCAGCTGCTATTCGATGAAACACTGCTCAAGAACGTACAGGCGCCGGCGCTCAACGGTGAGTTCACCCCGGAAGTGGCGATTCGCAGCCTGCTGAAAAACGGCGCGTTCACCCTGATCAAGGTCGGCACCACCTACGTGGTGCGCCCCGACGAGGGCAAGACCACCCACAGCGGCGCCATCCAATTGGACGCCCTCAGCGTGATCGGCACCGGTAACGAGGTCGACTCCGCCACCGTCAACCGCTCCACCCTGAGCCAGGCCGACATCGATCGGTACCAGTCCAATAACATCCCCAGTTTGCTACAGACCTTGCCCGGCGTGAGCCAGGGCGGTTCGCTGAAACCTGGCGGCCAGACCATTAACATCCGGGGTTTCGGCGATGCCGAAGACGTGCCTCTGACCGTCGACGGCGCCACCAAAAGCGGCTTTGAGCGCTACCAGCAAGGCACCGTGTTTATCGAGCCCGAGCTGATCAAAAGCATCGAAGTGGAAAAAGGCCCGACCTCCCCGTTCACCGGCAACGGCGGCTTCGGCGGCACGGTGAACATGACCACCAAGGACGCCCCGGATCTGCTCAAAGACGGCCGCAACAGCGGCGCGATGCTCAAGTACGGTTACTCCAGCAACGACCACGAACAGGTCTACAGCGGCGCCGTGTATGGCCGCACCGACGACGGCCGTTTTGACGCGCTGGCCTACCTGACCCAACGCGACGGCGGCGACATGAAGGTGGCCGCTAAGCTGCCCAACGAGGACAACCTGTTCCCGATCAACCCCCAGCGCCTGCCCAACAGCGCCCAGGATGTGGACGGCAAATTGTTCAAGGTCAACGCGCACCTGACCGATGAGCACAGTGTCGGGCTGTCCTACTCGCGCTCCCACAGCAACCGCTGGACACCGTTTTCCGCCGCCAGCTACCCGGCGCCGCCGACCCAGGCCCAGATCGACCGCTACGGCTACGAAGGCGCGTTGACGCGTTTTTTAGCCCACCGCGACACCGTCGACACCACCTGGTCGGGCAAGTATGAATACCAGCCGCTGGACAACCCGCTGGTAGACCTGACCGTCAAGTATTCGCAGTCCAACACCGACCAGACCGACGAGCGCAACGCCAGCGCGTTTTTCCAGCTGGCCACCGGCGGCCGCAAGATGGACACGTCCTATACCGACAAGAACCTCGACATCCGCAACGTCAGCCTGTTTGACACCGGCCCCTTGCAGCATGCAGTCACCGTCGGCGGGCAGATCCGCAAACACGCGCGAGAAACCGAGATGTGGATACCCGGTAAAACCTACGACACCGCGCGCTACAACTACGGGCATTTCCAGCCGGGCTTCATGCCCCACGGCAAAGTCGACACCAATAGCTTCTTTGTCCAGGATGCGGTCACCGTGGGCGATGTAACCATCACCCCGTCCCTGCGCTACGACCATGTGCGCAACCGCGGCGAAGCCAACGATGCGCCTTACTACAGCAACCCGAACCCGGCCGTCGGCCACGATTACAGCGACCGCACCTACACCGGTTGGTCACCGCGCCTGGCGCTGTTCTGGAACGTCACCCCGCACCTGGGGCTGTTCGCCAACTGGAGCAAGACCTGGCGCGCGCCGGTCATTGATGAACAATATGAAGTGCAAGGCCTGGGCAGCCGCACCGCCACCAGCGTCGACCTCGACCCCGAGCGCATCACCTCGATCAGCGTCGGCAGCGTGACCAGCTTCGACAACCTGATCGCCGAGGACGACAACCTGCAAATACGCACCACGTTGTTCCATAACAAAGTCGAAGACGAAATCTTCAAGGCCACCGGCGTCGGCTGCCAGAACCAGGCCATCAACGGCGGTACGATTGCCAATGCTTGCCCACCGGGTGCGATGCCCAACTACCGCAACATCGGCGGCCTGACCATCAAGGGCGTTGAGCTGGAATCGTTCTACAACTCCACCTACCTGTTTGGCTCGGTGTCGTTCGCCTACGCCAAAGGTGACCACGAAGGCGCCTACACCAACCCCTGGGGCCCGAACGTGGCAGCACGCGACATTCCACCGACCAAATGGGTGCTGGTACTGGGCACCAACATTCCCGCCTGGGATGCCCAAGTGGGCTGGACGGGCCAGTTCATCGGCGCCACCGACCGCTTGCCCAGCGACAAATATTCCGGCGGACCGGGCAGCAGCTTAGGCGATCTGTTCTATGACCAGTACGGCAACAAGGCCTACAACACCCAAGGCCTGTTCGCCAAATGGAAGCCGCAACAGGCCTACCTGAAAGGCACCGAAGTGAACTTCACCGTGGACAACCTGTTCAACAATAACTTCCGCCCAGCCTTGAGCGGCGATCGCGCCTATACCAAAGGCCGTGATGCGAAGATCAGCGTTACGCGGTTCTTCTGA
- a CDS encoding FecR family protein: MNRLSDIDALDIEASDSIDAQAASWFARNRNDAGRTERKAFAAWLAVPAHARAYAEFEQLWADLAQLQQLSKPVPLPKRKPSLWRPALAVAAAVVCAVLATHIGAPRELYHSQIAAHAKGMRTLNLPDGSTLFVNANTRLRVDFSAHQRILHLDKGQLYIEVAADKERPLYVQAGEANVRVVGTGFDVRRSQQQLVVSVAHGQVAFAPDAKSPVTLLGAQQRAAYNYAKGTVQQQTLSAGEVADWRSGHLSFRNRDLASLIDELSLYRPQAPLHVSKSVAQLKVSGNLDVNDPDALLNALPALLPVKTVASADGVMRIEPSK, translated from the coding sequence ATGAACCGCCTGAGCGACATCGACGCCCTGGATATCGAAGCGAGCGACTCCATCGATGCCCAAGCCGCCAGCTGGTTTGCCCGCAACCGCAACGATGCGGGGCGAACCGAGCGCAAGGCCTTTGCCGCCTGGCTGGCCGTGCCCGCCCATGCCCGCGCCTATGCCGAATTCGAGCAACTGTGGGCCGACCTCGCCCAGTTGCAGCAACTGAGCAAACCCGTGCCGCTGCCCAAACGCAAACCCTCTCTCTGGCGCCCGGCCCTGGCCGTGGCTGCCGCCGTGGTCTGTGCCGTGCTGGCCACGCACATCGGCGCACCGCGCGAGCTGTATCACAGCCAAATTGCCGCGCACGCCAAAGGCATGCGCACCTTGAACCTGCCCGACGGCAGCACCCTGTTTGTGAATGCCAACACGCGCCTGCGCGTGGATTTCAGCGCCCACCAGCGCATCCTTCATTTGGACAAGGGCCAGCTGTACATCGAAGTCGCCGCCGACAAGGAACGGCCGCTGTACGTGCAAGCTGGCGAGGCGAATGTGCGGGTGGTCGGCACCGGTTTCGACGTGCGGCGCAGCCAGCAGCAACTGGTGGTCAGCGTCGCCCATGGCCAGGTGGCCTTCGCGCCGGACGCCAAAAGCCCGGTGACCTTGCTCGGCGCCCAACAGCGCGCCGCCTATAACTACGCCAAGGGCACTGTGCAGCAACAAACCCTTAGCGCTGGAGAAGTGGCGGATTGGCGCAGCGGGCACCTGTCGTTTCGCAACCGCGACCTGGCCAGCCTGATCGACGAGCTGAGCCTCTACCGGCCCCAGGCCCCCTTGCACGTCAGCAAATCAGTGGCGCAACTGAAGGTCTCGGGCAACCTGGATGTGAATGACCCGGACGCCCTGCTCAACGCCCTGCCGGCCCTGCTACCGGTGAAAACCGTGGCCTCGGCCGATGGTGTGATGAGAATCGAACCGAGCAAGTAA
- a CDS encoding RNA polymerase sigma factor, whose product MPRPKPDPLSADTFRGFYADILYFLRKRTDNASDAADMTQDVFTQWLGYRDRAKVEQPRAFLFQMARNLLRDHWRKQKVRQTVHSDPTERDAEPVTDEQNDPMAAAQRLQRLEQLKEVLAELSPRRREALMLHRFEGLNQAQIAERMGISTSMVEKHIAFALLHCKRRLQQEPGTEQPE is encoded by the coding sequence ATGCCTCGTCCCAAGCCCGACCCGTTGTCGGCCGATACCTTTCGCGGGTTTTATGCAGACATTCTGTATTTCCTGCGCAAACGCACGGACAACGCCAGCGACGCGGCAGACATGACCCAGGATGTCTTCACCCAATGGCTGGGCTACCGCGACCGGGCCAAGGTCGAGCAGCCACGGGCGTTTCTGTTCCAGATGGCGCGCAACCTGCTGCGCGATCACTGGCGTAAGCAGAAGGTACGGCAGACCGTCCACTCTGACCCGACCGAAAGGGACGCCGAGCCGGTCACCGATGAGCAAAACGACCCCATGGCCGCCGCGCAGCGTTTGCAGCGCCTGGAACAGTTGAAAGAAGTCCTCGCCGAACTCTCGCCCCGCAGGCGAGAAGCCCTTATGCTGCATCGCTTCGAAGGCCTGAACCAGGCGCAGATCGCCGAGCGCATGGGCATTTCGACCAGCATGGTGGAAAAGCACATCGCTTTTGCCCTGCTGCATTGCAAGCGACGCCTTCAACAAGAACCCGGCACGGAGCAGCCAGAATGA
- a CDS encoding DUF4917 family protein, with amino-acid sequence MKDFQDIDAHLEDWSALRSAVDFSGILIGNGASRVIWEDFAYDSLFENARTVEEKPLSQSELSVFDALQTRSFEQALGALKTTSRVNKALAVSSAAPRNRYYAIKEALINTIHAVHIPWRLVQPSTLATINAELARYPTVFTSNYDLLNYWAILHTPGIDDLFRSADASFDLRNTRTEATRILYLHGGLHLVRNLDGTARKLPSTDSTLLSSFAINNTIKTLDDVPLFVSEGKVEEKLKTIRSSDYLSFCYEQLLTHEGALCLFGHDLGPQDRHLVDALRQAKLTTLAISVSGRSDGFIRQQKRRYSALFEGSGVALKFFAARTHPLGHSALSVPVER; translated from the coding sequence ATGAAGGATTTCCAGGATATTGACGCCCACCTTGAAGACTGGAGCGCGCTGCGCAGCGCCGTCGATTTCAGTGGGATTCTGATCGGCAACGGCGCGAGCCGTGTGATTTGGGAAGACTTTGCCTACGATTCGCTGTTCGAAAACGCCCGTACCGTCGAAGAAAAACCCCTCAGCCAATCCGAGCTGAGTGTGTTCGACGCCCTGCAAACCCGCAGTTTTGAACAGGCGCTGGGCGCGTTGAAGACCACCAGCCGGGTCAACAAGGCCCTGGCGGTCAGCTCGGCGGCGCCGCGCAATCGCTACTACGCGATCAAGGAAGCGCTGATCAATACCATCCACGCCGTGCACATTCCGTGGCGTCTGGTGCAGCCGTCGACGCTGGCGACGATCAACGCGGAACTGGCTCGCTACCCCACGGTATTCACCAGCAATTACGACCTGCTCAACTACTGGGCGATCCTGCACACGCCAGGCATCGACGACTTGTTCCGCAGCGCCGATGCCAGCTTTGACCTGCGCAACACCCGCACAGAGGCCACGCGCATCCTCTACCTGCACGGCGGCCTGCACCTGGTGCGCAACCTCGACGGTACGGCGCGTAAATTGCCGTCCACCGACAGCACTCTGCTCAGCAGTTTTGCGATCAACAACACGATCAAGACGTTGGACGACGTGCCGCTGTTTGTCAGCGAAGGCAAGGTGGAAGAGAAGCTCAAGACCATCCGCAGTTCGGACTATTTGTCGTTCTGTTATGAGCAACTGCTGACCCATGAGGGTGCGCTGTGCCTCTTCGGCCACGACCTGGGCCCGCAGGATAGACACCTGGTGGATGCGCTTCGCCAGGCCAAACTGACCACACTGGCGATTTCGGTATCGGGCCGCAGCGACGGGTTTATTCGCCAGCAGAAGCGTCGGTACTCGGCGTTGTTTGAGGGCAGCGGTGTGGCGTTGAAGTTTTTTGCGGCGCGTACGCACCCGTTGGGTCATTCGGCGTTGTCAGTGCCGGTCGAACGCTGA
- the yiaY gene encoding L-threonine dehydrogenase: protein MSSTFFIPAVNIMGTDCLDEAMTAIRNYGFRRALIVTDVGLAKAGVASMIAEKLAMQDIDSVIYDGAKPNPNVENVEKGLVMLEANACDFVVSLGGGSPHDCAKGIALCATNGGHIGDYEGVDQSSKPQLPLVAINTTAGTASEMTRFCIITDETRHVKMAIVDRNVTPLLSVNDPTLMVGMPKGLTAATGMDALTHAIEAYVSTAATPITDACAIKAIELISANLRLAVRDGTDKAARENMAYAQFLAGMAFNNASLGFVHAMAHQLGGLYDLPHGVCNAVLLPHVQSFNASVCAKRLSDVARALGADIKGITPEEGAQAAITAIRTLALDVEIPAGLRELGAKLQDIPLLATNALKDACGLTNPRRADQRQIEEIFRSAF from the coding sequence ATGAGCAGCACCTTCTTTATTCCCGCCGTCAACATCATGGGCACCGACTGCCTCGACGAAGCCATGACGGCCATCCGCAATTACGGCTTTCGCAGGGCGCTGATCGTCACCGACGTGGGCCTGGCCAAAGCGGGCGTGGCCAGCATGATCGCCGAGAAGCTGGCGATGCAGGACATCGACTCGGTGATCTACGACGGCGCCAAGCCCAACCCCAATGTGGAAAACGTCGAGAAAGGCCTGGTGATGTTGGAGGCCAATGCTTGCGATTTTGTGGTGTCGCTGGGCGGCGGCTCGCCCCATGACTGCGCCAAGGGCATCGCGCTGTGCGCCACCAATGGTGGGCATATCGGCGACTACGAAGGCGTCGATCAGTCCAGCAAGCCGCAGCTGCCACTGGTGGCCATCAACACCACCGCCGGCACCGCCAGCGAGATGACCCGCTTCTGCATCATCACCGACGAAACCCGTCACGTGAAAATGGCCATCGTCGACCGCAACGTCACGCCGCTGCTGTCGGTCAACGACCCGACGCTGATGGTCGGCATGCCCAAGGGCCTGACCGCCGCGACCGGCATGGACGCGCTGACGCACGCCATCGAAGCCTATGTGTCCACCGCCGCCACGCCGATCACCGACGCCTGCGCGATCAAGGCCATCGAACTGATCAGCGCCAACCTGCGCCTGGCCGTGCGCGACGGTACCGACAAGGCCGCGCGGGAAAACATGGCGTATGCGCAGTTTCTCGCTGGGATGGCCTTTAACAATGCGTCCCTGGGCTTTGTACATGCGATGGCCCACCAACTCGGCGGCCTGTACGACTTGCCCCACGGCGTGTGCAACGCGGTGTTACTGCCGCATGTGCAAAGCTTCAACGCGAGTGTCTGCGCCAAGCGCTTGAGCGACGTGGCGCGCGCGTTGGGCGCTGATATCAAGGGCATCACCCCGGAAGAGGGCGCCCAGGCTGCCATCACCGCCATTCGCACGTTGGCCCTCGACGTTGAGATTCCCGCCGGCTTGCGTGAACTGGGCGCCAAGTTGCAGGACATTCCGCTGCTGGCCACTAATGCGTTGAAGGATGCCTGTGGCCTGACCAACCCGCGGCGGGCCGATCAGCGTCAGATTGAGGAGATCTTTCGCAGCGCTTTCTAA